From a region of the Candidatus Brocadia sp. genome:
- a CDS encoding ferritin family protein yields the protein MATLDVKEIIQQAAQQEEKAYKFYMDALKFVKDPASQVWLKELAAEEVKHKELLQKFDVSKVKKFKPEKIHDLHITEYLVDKDISDVKTFQDVLIVAMKKEQKSYNFYVGMAKSTDNPDMKNLCKILAQEELKHKHKLELYYDDNIYQWD from the coding sequence ATGGCTACGTTGGATGTAAAAGAAATTATACAACAGGCGGCACAACAAGAAGAGAAGGCATATAAATTTTATATGGATGCATTAAAATTTGTTAAAGACCCGGCTTCACAGGTATGGTTGAAGGAACTTGCCGCTGAAGAGGTAAAGCATAAGGAGTTATTGCAGAAGTTTGATGTTTCCAAGGTTAAAAAATTTAAGCCGGAAAAGATTCATGACCTCCATATTACAGAATATCTGGTGGATAAAGACATTTCAGATGTCAAAACTTTTCAGGACGTGTTGATTGTTGCTATGAAGAAGGAACAGAAATCCTATAATTTTTATGTGGGTATGGCCAAATCTACGGATAATCCTGATATGAAAAACTTATGCAAAATCCTGGCACAGGAAGAACTCAAACATAAACACAAGCTCGAGCTCTACTATGATGATAATATCTATCAATGGGACTAA
- the trxB gene encoding thioredoxin-disulfide reductase, whose protein sequence is MNTDYDVIIVGGGPAALAAAVYTCRALLKTVIFEKQVVGGQLVGTDLIENYPGFPEVISGVDLIQRMEAQAKRFGAEIRYEEVLKLQVENGLKIVTTDTDTYGSHAVILAAGAEPKKLGVPGEKEFYGRGISYCATCDGAFYRGKDVVVVGGGDSAITEAIFLTKYANTVQIIHRRDAFRATKIYLDEALSNPKIKVVFNTIVESIHGQDKVDGIVTQHVITKEKKDMPCQGVFVFIGSVPNTGFLGNLLCVDVGCHIETNIHMETAIEGLYAVGDIRKNSYRQIATAIGEGVTAAIAAEHKLSELRALGMAKKRNLI, encoded by the coding sequence GTGAACACCGATTACGACGTGATTATTGTCGGCGGCGGGCCTGCCGCCCTTGCTGCGGCCGTTTATACCTGCCGTGCCTTGTTAAAGACCGTGATCTTTGAAAAACAGGTCGTGGGCGGGCAGTTAGTGGGCACGGATCTGATTGAGAATTATCCGGGATTTCCTGAAGTGATCAGCGGTGTTGATCTGATACAGCGCATGGAGGCCCAGGCTAAGCGGTTCGGCGCCGAGATACGGTATGAAGAGGTCCTGAAATTACAGGTAGAAAACGGTCTAAAAATCGTGACAACCGATACGGACACGTACGGAAGCCATGCGGTTATTTTAGCCGCTGGTGCAGAGCCCAAAAAACTGGGCGTGCCTGGTGAAAAAGAGTTTTATGGAAGAGGGATCAGTTATTGTGCGACCTGCGACGGCGCTTTCTACAGGGGAAAAGACGTTGTTGTCGTGGGGGGAGGTGATTCTGCAATAACAGAGGCCATTTTCCTGACTAAATATGCAAATACCGTACAAATTATTCACAGAAGAGATGCATTCAGGGCCACAAAAATTTATCTGGATGAAGCGCTCTCAAACCCTAAGATCAAGGTGGTCTTCAATACCATTGTGGAAAGTATTCATGGACAGGATAAGGTTGATGGTATAGTGACACAGCATGTTATTACAAAGGAAAAGAAGGACATGCCGTGTCAGGGGGTGTTTGTTTTCATTGGAAGCGTGCCCAACACGGGATTTTTGGGCAATCTGCTCTGTGTGGATGTCGGGTGTCATATTGAAACGAACATCCACATGGAAACGGCGATAGAGGGGTTGTATGCCGTTGGTGATATCCGGAAAAATTCGTACCGGCAGATTGCAACTGCCATAGGAGAGGGAGTTACCGCTGCGATTGCCGCAGAACATAAGCTTTCCGAATTGCGGGCATTAGGCATGGCCAAAAAAAGAAATTTGATTTGA
- a CDS encoding rubredoxin produces the protein MKWECRVCGYVYDPEKGDPDNGVKPGTSFEQLPDDWTCPACGASKDLFDKLDS, from the coding sequence TTGAAGTGGGAATGCCGTGTATGTGGTTACGTATACGACCCGGAAAAGGGTGATCCGGATAACGGGGTAAAGCCGGGAACATCGTTTGAGCAGTTGCCGGATGACTGGACTTGCCCAGCCTGTGGCGCAAGTAAAGACCTTTTTGATAAACTTGACTCATAA
- a CDS encoding response regulator codes for MHGTKESITILLADDDSDDRFMAKDAFKEARLLNDLRFIENGEELIDYLHHRGKYADVKNSPRPGLILLDLNMPGKDGREALTEIKADPDLRRIPVVIVTTSKAEEDVVRTYELGSNSYITKPVSFEGLVAIIKTMANYWLEIVQLPTN; via the coding sequence ATGCATGGAACGAAAGAATCAATCACCATCCTGCTGGCGGATGACGATTCGGATGATCGCTTTATGGCAAAGGATGCCTTTAAAGAGGCGCGATTACTGAATGACCTGCGTTTTATTGAGAATGGTGAGGAATTGATCGACTACCTGCACCATCGCGGAAAGTACGCGGACGTCAAAAACTCGCCGCGTCCCGGCCTTATCCTGCTGGATTTGAATATGCCCGGGAAGGACGGGCGTGAGGCGCTTACTGAAATTAAGGCAGACCCTGATTTGAGGCGCATTCCGGTAGTGATTGTAACGACTTCAAAGGCGGAGGAGGATGTCGTGCGTACTTATGAACTGGGTTCTAATTCGTATATAACAAAGCCGGTGTCATTTGAAGGCTTGGTTGCGATCATAAAGACAATGGCAAATTATTGGCTGGAAATCGTGCAACTACCAACCAACTAG
- a CDS encoding ABC transporter substrate-binding protein: MGACKTISIAKRALIALFAVCIMAGAVYAKDVKTVTILCNDAVPYQEVFAGFQRYLSRQRAKVNYHTYVLDDAALKPMQVMQQLKEEKADLIFAVGNKAADAVMDNVTDTPIVVSMILKNKKLMNTRNAMGVILEFPVETEFSFLRRIVPEVRRIGVIYNPKENEEKIVIAEGVAKKMGLILYAREVNNPKDLPNALKNIAKNSDVLWGIPDSMVFNAQTAKQILLFSFRNNIPFCGLSPSWVEAGALYSLGWDYTDIGMQGGEITWKILQGNEPKSAPIVSPRTARYFLNLRTARHMKIKISEEIIDHAHQVFKE, encoded by the coding sequence ATGGGTGCGTGTAAAACAATAAGCATTGCGAAGCGAGCTCTGATTGCACTCTTTGCGGTGTGCATCATGGCAGGCGCTGTTTACGCAAAAGACGTCAAGACGGTGACGATTTTATGCAACGATGCCGTGCCTTACCAGGAGGTCTTTGCAGGGTTTCAAAGGTATCTCAGCCGGCAGCGAGCAAAGGTAAATTACCATACCTACGTTCTGGATGATGCTGCATTGAAACCAATGCAGGTCATGCAGCAACTGAAAGAAGAAAAGGCAGATTTAATATTTGCGGTGGGAAATAAAGCTGCAGATGCGGTGATGGATAACGTTACTGACACACCCATAGTCGTCAGCATGATTTTGAAGAATAAGAAACTGATGAATACAAGGAACGCAATGGGGGTGATTCTCGAATTTCCCGTAGAGACAGAGTTTTCTTTTCTGAGACGAATAGTTCCTGAAGTCAGAAGGATAGGGGTCATTTATAATCCGAAAGAAAATGAAGAAAAGATTGTCATAGCTGAAGGGGTAGCGAAAAAAATGGGATTGATTCTCTATGCCCGGGAGGTGAATAATCCGAAGGATCTGCCAAATGCGCTAAAAAATATAGCGAAAAATAGTGACGTATTATGGGGAATACCAGATAGCATGGTGTTCAATGCCCAGACGGCAAAGCAAATTCTGCTCTTTTCATTCAGGAACAATATCCCTTTTTGCGGTCTGAGTCCCAGTTGGGTAGAGGCGGGCGCCCTCTACTCGCTCGGTTGGGATTATACGGATATTGGAATGCAGGGCGGAGAGATTACATGGAAGATACTGCAGGGGAATGAACCAAAGTCAGCGCCGATTGTCTCTCCCCGTACGGCACGGTATTTCCTGAATCTGCGGACAGCAAGGCATATGAAGATAAAAATCTCTGAGGAAATAATCGACCATGCCCACCAGGTTTTTAAGGAGTAG
- a CDS encoding pyridoxamine 5'-phosphate oxidase family protein: MRRKDKEITDGDEIEEILLTAMVGRLGTCADGIPYITPMNYTYDRESSRIFLHCAQEGRKLQNIRSNPNVCFEVEEVKEVIVKQPTCASSVAYRSVVLFGTITILSEVDAKNYALRKLAEKYAPQNPKVPFTDAMLNKTNVLEIEIREMTAKRSPVRPAITDPSKK, translated from the coding sequence GTGAGAAGGAAAGACAAAGAAATAACCGACGGGGACGAGATCGAAGAGATTCTGCTGACGGCTATGGTGGGAAGGCTGGGGACGTGCGCTGACGGGATTCCGTATATTACACCCATGAATTACACGTACGATAGAGAAAGCTCCCGAATATTTCTCCATTGTGCACAGGAAGGACGAAAATTACAGAATATCAGGAGCAATCCGAATGTCTGCTTTGAGGTGGAGGAAGTAAAAGAGGTAATAGTAAAGCAACCCACCTGTGCCTCCTCGGTTGCATACCGGTCGGTTGTGCTTTTTGGTACCATCACAATCCTTTCCGAAGTTGATGCAAAGAATTACGCCCTCCGGAAGCTTGCCGAAAAGTATGCGCCTCAAAATCCTAAAGTTCCCTTTACTGATGCTATGCTGAATAAGACCAATGTGCTTGAAATAGAGATCAGGGAGATGACCGCCAAAAGGAGTCCGGTAAGGCCGGCAATTACCGACCCATCAAAAAAATAG
- a CDS encoding ATP-binding protein, which translates to MHVAREKKRLNLATKFNFLTIGVILVTAVGISIFLIRAQISHSYRNLLNHGMSVAAMMSQNSEYGIYTEDKDAIRQIVKSLAVDADVAYVCLYKNKRKLICESFQSEIKTPSLHHYKKSYRSLQMLHEEFVNKKDGLRYIDIVAPVASAIDSDSPEILGDDNGTTRQKIIGYVQLGLTKDGLRKRIRQIIVSTGYFTIICVVVGIAVTLFLTRRITLPIRDLNIATQKISEGILEQHIRITSHDEIADLAQAFNHMLGRLRDYRNQAEERTGQLVLANQKMALEIAERKRVERALEQKTKELSRSNSELEQFAYIVSHDLQEPLRKVMAFGDRLLDKCGETMSSEGKEYIVRMQNASQRMKTLITDLLVFSRLRTKAQPFTQVDLAQVAREVLSDLEIKIEQTGGTVKLGDLPIIDADPLQMRQLFQNLIGNALKFQRKGGSPVVDIRACMLDDQENGSDGNAHRPVCQITFEDNGIGFDEKYADRIFGVFQRLHGRDEYEGTGIGLSICKKIAERHDGKIEAKSAPGKGAAFIITLPMRQSKGGNYE; encoded by the coding sequence ATGCACGTCGCACGAGAAAAAAAACGTTTAAACCTTGCCACGAAATTTAATTTTTTGACGATTGGCGTAATCCTGGTTACCGCAGTGGGAATCAGTATCTTCCTCATTCGAGCGCAAATTTCTCACTCGTACCGTAACCTTCTGAATCATGGAATGAGCGTTGCCGCTATGATGTCTCAGAACAGTGAATATGGCATTTACACTGAAGACAAAGACGCCATTAGGCAAATCGTCAAAAGTCTTGCCGTGGATGCGGATGTTGCCTATGTGTGCCTGTACAAGAATAAACGGAAACTGATTTGTGAAAGTTTTCAGTCCGAGATAAAAACGCCCTCCCTGCATCATTATAAGAAATCCTATCGGTCCTTACAAATGCTGCATGAGGAGTTCGTCAACAAAAAGGATGGTCTCCGGTATATTGACATCGTTGCCCCGGTTGCAAGCGCCATTGATAGTGATTCTCCTGAGATATTAGGAGATGATAACGGAACAACGCGTCAGAAAATTATCGGATACGTCCAATTGGGGTTAACTAAGGATGGCCTGCGGAAGCGAATCCGTCAAATCATTGTGTCCACAGGATATTTTACCATTATCTGCGTTGTCGTGGGTATTGCCGTTACCCTCTTTTTGACAAGAAGAATTACCTTGCCGATCAGAGACCTCAATATAGCGACGCAAAAAATATCTGAGGGTATCCTTGAGCAACATATCAGAATTACGAGCCATGATGAAATAGCTGACCTTGCGCAGGCGTTCAATCACATGCTGGGGCGGTTACGCGACTACCGGAATCAGGCAGAGGAACGTACCGGCCAACTGGTGCTTGCGAACCAAAAGATGGCGCTGGAAATTGCCGAACGAAAACGGGTAGAACGCGCTCTGGAACAAAAAACGAAGGAACTCAGCCGTTCTAATTCAGAACTGGAGCAGTTTGCCTATATCGTGTCGCATGATCTGCAGGAACCATTGCGAAAGGTTATGGCCTTCGGTGATCGCTTGCTTGATAAATGCGGTGAAACGATGAGCAGTGAGGGGAAGGAATATATCGTAAGGATGCAAAACGCCTCCCAGCGCATGAAGACGCTCATAACGGATCTGTTGGTGTTTTCAAGGCTGAGGACAAAGGCTCAGCCCTTTACCCAGGTTGATCTCGCCCAGGTAGCAAGGGAAGTATTGTCTGACCTGGAAATTAAAATCGAACAGACGGGGGGGACGGTAAAACTGGGGGATTTGCCGATCATTGATGCTGATCCCTTGCAGATGCGCCAATTATTTCAGAACCTCATCGGCAATGCGTTGAAATTTCAACGGAAAGGGGGATCACCGGTTGTGGACATACGGGCCTGTATGCTTGATGATCAGGAGAATGGTTCCGACGGAAATGCCCATCGTCCGGTGTGCCAGATTACCTTCGAGGACAATGGTATCGGATTTGACGAGAAGTATGCCGACCGGATCTTCGGAGTATTTCAGCGGTTGCATGGGCGTGATGAATACGAGGGGACGGGCATCGGTTTATCTATTTGCAAAAAGATTGCCGAACGTCACGACGGAAAGATTGAGGCAAAAAGCGCACCCGGGAAGGGAGCCGCGTTTATCATAACCCTGCCTATGAGACAATCAAAAGGAGGAAACTATGAGTGA
- the aroF gene encoding 3-deoxy-7-phosphoheptulonate synthase: MIIVMKAESTKKDIDHVLERIEKAGLKGVVLQGTNRNVIAIIGDERVLPADFWDIMPGVEKSVPILAPYKLASKEGKDFRTIIHLMNGKKIGGEEVAVIAGPCAIESKEQIVEIAKRVRDAGGTALRGGAFKPRSNPYTFQGLREEGLVHLAHAREASGLPIVTEVLTPEHVTLVSKYSDILQIGTRNMQNFLLLRAVGEAGKPVILKRGMSATVEEFLLAAEYILAQNNPNVILCERGIRTFETHTRFTLSLSIVPQLREMTHLPIIVDPSHGTGKRSLVNPMSKGSVAVGADGLLIETHPEPEKSFVDGPQTITLEAFEALMEELKPVAEAVGRKI, translated from the coding sequence ATGATTATTGTAATGAAGGCCGAATCTACAAAAAAGGATATCGATCATGTCCTTGAGAGGATAGAAAAGGCTGGTTTGAAAGGGGTGGTCTTGCAGGGAACGAACCGGAACGTAATTGCGATTATCGGGGACGAACGGGTATTGCCTGCTGACTTCTGGGATATTATGCCCGGTGTGGAGAAATCTGTCCCTATCCTTGCGCCCTATAAATTAGCCAGCAAGGAAGGAAAGGATTTTAGAACGATCATTCATCTCATGAATGGGAAAAAAATCGGCGGAGAAGAAGTGGCCGTTATTGCCGGACCGTGCGCCATTGAAAGCAAGGAGCAGATCGTTGAAATCGCGAAAAGGGTGAGAGATGCCGGCGGAACTGCACTACGGGGCGGGGCATTCAAACCCCGCAGTAATCCTTATACCTTCCAGGGTCTTAGGGAAGAAGGCTTGGTGCATCTGGCGCATGCCCGTGAGGCATCTGGTTTACCCATCGTTACCGAAGTGCTTACCCCGGAACATGTAACGTTAGTCAGTAAATATTCCGATATCCTGCAGATCGGGACCCGTAATATGCAGAATTTCCTGCTCCTGCGCGCCGTGGGTGAGGCCGGAAAACCGGTGATTTTAAAACGGGGAATGTCTGCAACGGTTGAAGAATTCCTCCTGGCTGCAGAATATATTCTGGCGCAGAATAACCCCAATGTTATCCTCTGTGAAAGAGGTATCAGGACGTTTGAAACGCATACCCGGTTTACGCTATCGCTGAGTATTGTTCCGCAACTCAGGGAAATGACGCACCTGCCCATTATCGTGGATCCGAGCCACGGCACCGGAAAGAGAAGTCTGGTAAATCCGATGTCCAAAGGCTCTGTCGCCGTGGGTGCGGACGGTTTGTTAATCGAGACGCATCCGGAGCCTGAAAAATCGTTTGTCGATGGGCCGCAGACGATTACCCTTGAGGCCTTTGAAGCGCTCATGGAAGAACTGAAGCCGGTTGCCGAGGCAGTGGGAAGAAAAATATAG
- a CDS encoding response regulator encodes MSERKKPITILMADDDPDDRFMTKEAFREATLINDLRFVVDGEELLDYLYHRGRFADPADAPRPGLILLDLNMPRKDGREALAEIKTDPDLRRIPVVILTTSKAEEDIIRTYDLGSNSYITKPVSFESLVAIMKALSKYWLEIVLL; translated from the coding sequence ATGAGTGAGAGGAAAAAGCCCATTACCATTCTGATGGCCGACGACGACCCGGATGATCGCTTTATGACGAAAGAGGCATTTAGGGAGGCCACGCTGATCAACGACCTGCGCTTTGTGGTGGATGGTGAGGAATTGCTGGACTATCTTTACCATCGGGGCAGGTTCGCTGATCCGGCGGATGCGCCGCGGCCTGGGCTTATTCTGCTGGATCTGAACATGCCCAGGAAAGACGGGCGTGAAGCGCTTGCTGAAATTAAGACAGATCCTGATTTGCGGCGCATTCCGGTTGTGATTTTAACGACTTCAAAGGCTGAGGAGGATATCATTCGCACCTATGACTTGGGTTCCAATTCCTATATCACCAAACCGGTGTCATTTGAATCTCTGGTTGCGATCATGAAAGCCCTGTCGAAATACTGGCTGGAAATCGTGCTTCTGTAG